The region ATAGGGAGATCTGCTATTTTATGGATAGGATACCAAGATAATGTTTTCAGTACAGAAATTGAAGTTTAACAAGGTGATGAAATTAATGTGATTGTGAATACTTTTAAggacttttataatttttttactcATATCACATATAATTAAACATCAATATGGTTAAAATCATCTATTTTGAACTTAGGTGAGTTATCTAATCATTTGGTAAGGGAAATTTTTAAGAACCTACATTAATATACTATAATGTACACTTCAAACTTAGAACTTCTTAAATTCCCACTAATGCTAAGCTCTCTGAGGGCAGgactctggttttgttttgtcttcctcTGTATATTTAGCTGAGCCGTATGCCTTGTATGTAGTTTAGTACTTGTATTTTTGAAAGGTGATTTCTTTTTGAGTTAGTTGCACATTCCTTAAGAATTATTCCTCTGGTGAATACAATATAAATAGATCTGGAAGTTGAAAGAAACCTCAGTCTGatagtaaaattttaatatacaatCTATGCAGTATATCAAGGGGTTTTTCTTGAATACATTGACTTAACCATTGATTTTCACTAAGCCATATGATATGGCAGAGAATTAATTCTATGGAAATCAAATGttatatgtctttttcttttacaCTGAAGCCAAAGGAGAAACTGCTTCACAGCTTCAGTCAGAAATTTCATCAGATGGTCAAGAAGATGCTATTAGCATAAATACAGCTCAGCCAGAAAGCATCACAGTGGCTCACGGAGATCCACCTAAAAACTCCCTTGCCAGCTGTGACTCCCAGGCCCTGAATATGTTAGCTGATCTAGCATTGAGTGCTTCTGCCTCCCCCACACCATCATCTGAGCCCAGAAAGCTTCCCTGCCCCTCTGGACTGCCCCCAAGTGAGGTTTTGCCTTCTGAAGAACATTCTTCGCATGGTACATCTGACCACGAATATCACAGAGGAGCCAAAAGTCAAAAAGATGGGCCGTTACCTAAGCTCTCTGCTGATAAAAGTAATCCACCGTTGGACTCCACTGTCGACCAGGAAGAAGGGAGCTTGATTCCTAGCACTCAGGCCCCTGTTGGCACCCACTTGGCTCTTCCTGAGGAAACATTGAAAAGGCCTGACGCAAGCCAGAGCTCTTTTGTTGCTGTGGAACATTCCTATGCCCTACTCCTTGCAAAGCATTCAAAGAAGCATCTACAGCAGAGAGTAGCAGGCCCTGCCTTTGCTAAGAATGGCACAAAAGGCCCCGAAGCAGGAACCCCAGTGGGAAAAGTAATGCCCTTTCGGCACCAGCAGAACACCTCCCCTCTGCAAAAGCTTTCCGAGGACCCATTACTCCAGCGCAAGAGCAGATTGCTGTCCTCCAGCCCGAGAGATTTTTACTGCTCTCATACTGTGTTCAGCTGTGATGGCTCCTTTAGGGTCACTTTCACATGTGAAGCAGAATATGTATTCAGTTTAGACAGCAAGTATACCAACAACCCACTGGAGAAGGCAGTGGTCAGAGCATTACATGGGTAAGTGGTGGTGCGGGTAAGGTGGTGGTCAGAGCATCATGTGGGTGGGTGGTAGTGCAGGTAAGACTGTAGTCAGCGTCACGTGGGTGAGTGGTGATGTGGATGAGGCGGCAGTCAGAGTGTCACGTGGGTGGACAGTGGTGCAGGTGAGGTGGTAGAGCATTACATGCATTAAATAGTGCACCGGGGTGTAGTCAGAGCATTACATGCATTAAATAGTGGTGCAAGTGGATATAACCGTGTTGAGTAAATGTTGTGTTGGGGGTTACTTGTGCTGAGCTTTGGAGAAGCAGAAAGCGGGTGTAAGTCCAGTAACTTGTATTAATATCAAGTGGTTTGATTTACCGTCAGCCATTGACTGTGACTGCATGGAGAACTTTAGCAAGGTAAGTTCAGCCTTGTGAGTGCCTTTCCATTTTAAGATGCTCCTTTGTAAACCTTGGCAATCTTTGAATTGTAATATTTAAGTGAGCACTCAATCTAAAATAGTAAGATGCAGAAATAATGCTTTAAAGACTGAATTCCAGAAGAAACGTTTTAAAAATTAGTTGTAGTTTGTTAACTCAGTCATGTTGCAGTGAGTGAGCTGTCTTGACAGGCTGTTCCATAAATCTTCGTCAAGGGAGGGGTCAAGTCAGTAAGAGCAGAACAGCTCAGATCATGGGCTTTGGAGTGTGGACTAACCTGGGTTTTTAATCAAGGCCTTCCCACAGTAGTTTCTGTGACCTAGACGTCCCTGTGCTTTGGGACAGTGCTTCTCAATCTTTACTGTGTGCACCACTCACTCTCTGCCttgcagattctgactcagtcTATCAGGATGGGTCTGAGTATCTACATCTCTGACAAATTCCCAGACAGGGTGATAGCCTGTGGAAAAAACTTTTAAGTAGGGGCTTAGTAATAGCTACATCATGAGGTGGTTATGTACATTAGGATTTTGCTTAGTGACTGGAACAGACTAATAAATGGTAACTATTACTGTTAGCAGGAAGCATTAGCTTTATGAAACGGCATTCATCTACTTGTTAGTGGTCTGTTTCATGAGTGACTAAATTGTATTAGACACCTTTGTTTGCTCCAGTTAGGAGCTCCCGCTCCTCAGAGCATTATTCCCTTatgttcccatcacttctctAGCCTAAGTCCTCTGTAACTGCAGCCTGTCTCTGAGCCCTTCTGACTTATCCCCTCCAGCTCTCTGCTGTCCTTTGCCTGCAGATGGCCAGAAATGTTTTGTATCTCTCCTTACAGTTCAGGAGGTTTTCCAGAACTGTAATCTGAAAACAGTGTAGTTCTGCTGAATTGCCCACAAAGATATTTTAATCTTCAGACTTTCCCAAGGCTCTGGAGAGagacacaaaaatagaaaagaaataagtTGGCCAGATTTAGCAAAAGCAAGGGGAGAGGAGGGTTTGAGTAGCTTTGGAACCGTCATTCCCCTAATAGAAATACGGTGtccagagagagtctgcatgaaATCAAAGAAGGTCCTAGGCTAGGAGTCAGGAGGCCTGTGTACCAGTCACAGTTCTACCACTTACAAGTCCTGTGATGAAAAAGGAGTCAAAACTCCTATTCTCAGTGCTCTTTTCTGTCTCTGAAAAATGGGTGGATTTGATTTATTATAACTGTTAAGTCAACttctttttactttattgttGCAtagttgtattatttttaaaataaaaacacatttaaaatcaaGGTTAACAAAAAAGGGACTTGGCTTAAGATACTTGACTAACCAATCATTGTCAGTGATCATTGTATGTTCTCTCTTTAAAACCACAGGCCCTGGAACACTGATTTACCTGATAACGTAGAAGAAGTGAAGCTCATACTTCATATGTGGATGGCTCTGTTTTACAGCAGTCAGAGCAAACTCATACAGTCATCTAGAAAAGTGGTGGAGCACAGCAGCCCCACGAAGTTTGTGTCTATAAATAGCACATTAGATTCTTTGGAAGTCAGTGAGTTGGAGGAGCCCCCCTGTGCAGAGAGGTGTAACCCACTGTTGGAGACTGACGAGACTCCCAGAGGTCACACTGCCGAAGTGTCCTTCCCTGACACGCACTCCTTGCTTCCTTTCATTAAACCACCACCTGCAAGAGGCTTGGAACTGTGGGTGCACAATGAGCTGAAAGAAGGTTTTGCAGGAGAGGGTCACTCAGATACCCCGGAAAGCCAGAATTTCATCAATTCCTGTAGTAACGAGGTAAGTAAATCTGAATACTATAAATGCTGATGTTATTTGTGAAgaaattttcatttgatttttgtgtataaAAATCACATTCAAAACAAGGCATTGGTTTCTTTTAGGAAAGTGGATTCCCTAGTAATGTAAAGGATTATAATGCTAAAAACTTAATTTCCTTAAGTGTTGCTCTGGATTGTCTGCAGGTGGAGCTTGTCTTTCATCCTGATCGAAGAAGCAGAAGTAGAAAAATATTGTGGGGGACAGGCAATCTGAGAGCCGACCATAGTGTTACTCAGTGTATAATTTGGGACAAGTTATTTGTTTCCTCTGAgcttattttcttatcttttaaaaGAAGTGAATAATACTTGTTATGTCTTACCTAGAGTAGTTTTTAAGAATCAACTGTggtaataataaatattagaaatcTTTGATAAATCTTAAAATTGaatatgttaaaattatttttgaaaacataCTGGAACAGTAAATAAAATGCCAGGTCTCTTATAGATCTGTagttaaatatttgtaaatatggcAAATATGCTTTGCTCCTTTCCATTGTTCTCAGCTTATGTTCAGCCAGGCCAGATAATCAGATTTTAGCTGGAGCAAGTAAAAAAGTTGTATCAAAATTCTAAGTACATGAATTGACAGAAGAGCCACCTTGTTAAGCATTTGGCCTAGCTTTGTTCCAGGATAATTTTGCACGGGTTTGGACATCTACAGTGCCTGTTCTAATGTTGAATAAACAGTGTGTCTTTACCTGGGGTTACATGGGGTTTGGCAGGTCTGGGTGAGCCCCGGTGGTTGGGGAGGGTCTGTGACCCCCTCCAGAAGCAAACAATAGAGTGCTGCAAGCTGAGGGTGACTGGAACCCTCCGTTTACCTCAGCTCCATTAGTTCCCACAACTCGAGGAGGCAAGGGCCATTCTTGCCCATCTCCTAGACAAGTGACTGCAGCACAGAGAAGCGTGAAAATTGCCTGAGGTTGTGTAGTCAGTCAGCTTATCTAGCTAAGATTCAAATCTAGAATCAAATCCTGTGTCTGTATGTATATGCACATGTAAGTGTTTATTTATACATATGTGTGGTTTTTTTCTGAGGATGTGGTTCATAaatttcttctgatttttaaaaagctacataAAACCTAGGTAAGAATCACTGcctcaaaataagaaaatatttagtaGTTAGGCAGACTTCAGTTACTATCTATATGTATACtagtttcttatatttttttgtgGTAATATATAATTAACTATCAACAAGTCTAATTTCAGAAATAGTTTTTGCAAATGTGAAATTGAGTATTAAGAAGTAGAaagtaaggaacaaaacagcagtagactcacagaacccaagaatggactaacagttaccaaagggcaaggggctggggaggatgggtgggaagggagggataaggggttaaaaggggcattacaattagcacacataatgtcggggggagggcacagggaacacagtataacacagagaagacaagtaatgattctatagcatcttactacgctgatggacggtgactgtaatggggtatgtgagggggacttgataatagggggagtctagtaaccataatgttgttctagtaattgtacattaatgaaatcaaaataaaaaaaataaaaaataaagttaaaaaaaaagaagtagaaattAGAATATTAAAGTCCATGCTCCCTAATGATATTTTAGCATAGACTTACAAAGACCTTTCTGTTGTCTTGGATATTGTGCCTACACTTCGAAGGTGAGCACACACATGTGCCAccccctgcctcccaggggcAGACTCAGAGATGAAGAGAATGCCATATGATAGGCACTAGAAACCAAAGGCAGGTTGCTTTAGTTGTATGTTTACTTAAGCAATTCTTTTAAATGATCAGACTTTATTTTAGAAACATTTCACTTCACCTATACGAAAACATATCAATATAAACATACCAATGTGATCACAATTTGTATTTCCCAAAGACCACAAGCATGGTGAGATTTAGTACTGTGACCAAACATTGGAGCCACAGTGTGGTAAGGAGAGTGACAGGAACGTTTTCACAAAGACTCTTACCATCAAGACTTTGCTATGCTTTATGTCTGGCCAGTCATATCCTCTTAAAACTCTGAGTCTCAGTTCTACCCTGACAGTTACTTGGGTTGGTGTGTTTCTTTGGTTAagacagaaatattttaatgagatttgAAAAACAGGTCCTAACTTCCAATATGATTGCCCCAAAACATGGCATGATAACTAACCATAATAACCAACCAGAACTTACAGATGTGTGGTTAGTTGTATGATCAGTCCGTTTCACCATGCTCTGGACGACACCATGCCAcagcctttaaaaaaacaaaatcctgttTATGAGGTTATCAAAATTGTCAGGAGTGGTTTTGTTAACGTTGAAACTGAATCCTTTCTGTTACTGGTTAAATCAGCCCCTCAGGTTTAGTTTCTAATGAAGACTGCACTGCACTATGTTTCTATTGCCCTGTTGAATAGGAGGCATTATAATGAGAGAAAGTGATTATCTCTACTTATAAGCAAAGAAGATAGCTAAGCGGGGAGGAACCTTTATTTACCAGAGTGGATATTGACACTTTGGGAAACTGCTTATCTGTATCTTCTGAGTACAAGAAATAGTGATTAATTTACTATTTCCTCATGGGAAAGTTCTAGATGACAGTATGTTTACTGTCTAAATGAAAGCTCGTGTTTAAAATAAGTTACtctttgcttttaaaatcatcttttaaTCTTactaaaaacagtaaaaaatgaGTACTTTTCCTCCAGTGTAGCATTTCTGAATTAAGCACTGTTGTTTAGCAAACAGGCTCCTTTTTCAAGTCTTTAAATTGTAAGTGGTCTAGCCACTTTTCTTCCCAAaggtccatttaaaaaaaaaaagcttagttTTGGAGCTTTCATCATGtgtatatttaaagaaaacagattATTTAGGGAGGTATTCTTAGCCTATCCAAAAGCATCTGCTTGATCTCCACCCTGTGATATTCTTATAGATTAGAAGattcaaaagaacaaactaaaatcaACCCTTGGCTACAACTGTTCTTCACATATGTGAATGTTAGTTTACAtgactcttgatttttttttttctacattcaTTATTTTAGGTAATTGGGGGGAAAGCCAAACAAGAATCATCAGATAAACTGGAGACTCTGAGCCTTGTGCCTTCTGATATTGGAAGTACCCAAACTAATGAACCATCTCTTCCTGGTGAAGATACAGCCTTAGAGCCACTTGATAGCACAAGAGTGACTTCTTACAATGATGGTGTCCCACAAGTCACATTCACCAAGAGTCATGATGGGATCAGCAATCAGCCAGCGATTTGTCAGAAGTCTGTGTACAGCACCCTTGAAAGCAAAGTTGGTGTTTTCCAAGCAACAATGCAAACAAAACCAGGTGCTTCACAAGGCCTAATCCAGCATAGCAGCCCCATAAACACAGAGTCCCAGCCTTCCCTAGAAGGAAAGGATGATACAGGGTATGTAATGATTAATCTGGAACCAGTTACCCtgacttttgaaaaaaatacctATGTCCCAATACCGACAGAACGTGTAAATAGAGCCAGTGAACCTGCCACCTTTAATATAGAGTTGATGAAGCAAGTAGCCCCTTCCATGAGTCTTCGACATCCTGGATCCATTTTTGAAAAGGCACAGACCCTTAGGGACATGCCGTCTGTAGCAATGTCAGGACAGAAAGACCCTAAGTGCCTTTGTTCCTCCTCAGTGAGCAGAGTGGCCCCTGCTGAGGAGCTGTGTTCCTTACAGAAGGAGACTCCTGATCCAGGCTCATCATCGTCGTCTGGTAATTCAGTGGTGACTGAGGCACTGTCATTAGGCAAAAGTTCTAATTATTCATCACCCCGAGAAGAAGTGAAACTTTCTCAGGAATTTTCCCTTCAGACTCAGAGTCTCTTCAGCGTATCTCCAGAAGAGGTTACAGAGCCATCACCAATCGAAGAGGTAGGCTCATCAGCCTCTGCGTCCTTGGAAAAAAACTACGCACTTACTCGCATTCCTCCATTAAGTGCTACACCCCATGGTGCTTCAGAACTCAAGGATGAAGTTGGCCTCAGCAGTGAAAAGAGGAATTTTGAATCATGCAGTTCATTTAGCAAACAAACCAGCTTGTCTCTGAACAGAGAGGAGGTCAGCTTAGAGCTATCAGAGGAAGATTCGGACATCAATCTAACTCTCACAATATCACCACCGACAAGTCCCAGAGAAGAAATGCCAGCAGGTGAAATAGAGCAACATCAGGAGGCCCCACTATCAAACTTAGAACTTCAGGAAAtgactgaagaaataattgagtcAGAAGAGGTGACTTTAAGAGCAAACAGAGAAGGGAATTCCACTAGTTATACATCAGTGCATCCTACAGTGTCAGAGAAAGCagtagaaaatgagagaaaaagtggTAACTTACAAACTGTTACTCTAGTACTTTCTAAAGACACTTGTTGTGCCCTTCAGATTGCAGAGGAAGTAAATGTTACCTCACATTTTCCCTTTGGCTCCTTAATTGAAGAAGTGTCACCAGCTTCTAGTCCTAACCCCCAGGTACCAGTTGAAGTACCCCAAGTACCATCTCAGGCTGTGTCTCCATGTAGCTTAAAACTTCCTGATACACAGTGTGAGAATTGGGACAAATTCTCCCAGATAGAGGCAAGAGATTTGGCcataacagaagaaaataattcttttgtGGGTCCTCCCCACCCAGGGGGCGAAGGTCACTTACCTTGGATTCAGCAAATGCAACTTTGTGCTGAAATGCCTCTCATACTGAATCATCATGGAAGGGAAGATAGATGCTCAACCCTTCCTAGTAAGGTAACTGAGGCCATTATCCCCTGTGAGTGTGATGAGGGCTTCTTCCCCTCAGACAAGGCTCCATACTGTGATAGAGAGTTAGACCAGCCTGCCTTGGCAGCCAATTCCACACATGAGTTCAGGCCTTCTCTAGAGAAATGGGTAACATCAGGAAATCCACTGCAGACAGTCAGTGTAGAAAACAGAAATTTGGACTTAAATCATCTTGTCTTGGAGACCAGTGAGCCTCCATTGAGTCCTAGAAAGATTATTGAAAATAAGTCTTTGGCTGACACATTTAGTTCCACAACTGTCCCAGGTGGTATAGAGAATGTGTCCTTCGAACAGGAGACTAGCCCTAAAAGTATTAAGAAAAGCCTCCTTTGCAGTGATTTGAAAACAAATGAAGGCGGTTACACGCAAGCTCAGTCCTTGAGCTTTGACTCTGTTGATGGAGCAGATGTTCTACAGGCACACTTGTGTTCAGAGACCCCCAGACTTGATTGGTCCTCAGGTAGCACTCCATTAGCCCATTTTACAAGACCCATGAACATAGAGCTAGGGTTCCAAACACAGGAAATACCAGTAGGCAGAGTGACCAGTTTGCTTAAGAACAGTGAAACTAAAGCTGAGTTACATGAAAAACACGGAGATCTGGGAGGTGCTGGCTCTCAGTCAAACACTGCATCTCCAAAAGGGGAACAAGAAACAGTGCTGCAGGATCTGTCACCATGTGGCACAATAAATCTGTTCAATGGTGGGCTTTTTCCCATGTGTGTAGCTGCTGATTCTTATCGACATACAGCAGTCACCAGTGACAATACCAGTATGGAGCCTCTTGCTCCTTTTGTTCCCCAACCTCATTCCCCTCTTGTTTATGGAATTTCTAAAGAGcagatagaaaataaaagcactggTGAGCGTCTCAGGACCAAGGAGGACTCAGAAGTCCTGAGTGGAGACATGGATGTCAGTGTGAATCCTGACATTCATAATGAACCACTTTCTGGAGACTCTGATAAAGACCCTTGCAGTGACTGCAGAAATCCCAAAGTGGATGAGGATGACCCCTGCACTTCGCGATGTATTCAcaccaagaaaaaagaagatgCTTCAGAAGATGTTTATGACTCTTTCCCAAGCCTAACCACTAGTGATAACAAGGATTGGGGCTGCTCAAATCAAGTTCCAGGGTTAGAGACAAGCATTCCTGCCAGAAACCAGTCAATTGGATTAAAGAAAGAAGATAAATGTGTGCCATGTTACATACAAATCCGAGATCTCCATGGCATCCCCAGGACTTACGCTAACTTCACCGTAACTAAAGAGTTCAAAGATACCACGAGAACATTGCACAGCTCGAGAAGGCACTCCAGTTTCACTGCGAAGTGTGACTTGCTCAGCTTCTGGACAAAtacttgtcaggtggcagataaccTCACCCAGAGTACTTTAGA is a window of Manis pentadactyla isolate mManPen7 chromosome 3, mManPen7.hap1, whole genome shotgun sequence DNA encoding:
- the TASOR2 gene encoding protein TASOR 2 isoform X7, encoding MGKKLSNNRKVSGAAAAQRTAFMTLTENRTIVKNSGGILDENELRPPSQLHSFLEKTETGFISEKIFETVSLSSDSLFQRAVSILHTSYLDSASEHGFQYSQVTLVKNDIFLNEYKTFYQEKKTNNYTEEELKETYGFLLSETENQAKLVCQRGLRVGSSAVTTLGDPAKGVYISKYSDYLQARPWHPGKPGYVVIFNLITGKVKFVSENYTTNYTSPSPGYDCHVAANTNKVSHKTSHFRAFELSQYYLYELSGSTVTERPRQLCPYAIVAFQYREPKRMAVAAHKSIFELSENVLSPWKGKLIIQGCLLCDITLWSSYGSVVPAQLPYELDFKYIMKVSSLRKRLPEAAFRKQNYLEEKVCCQDLCFNMYEVELSNKQGDKIDKLTKYIQNKQLAIIKCLEDRGFFILLTSSALISETNFGDDQMGLHGLHLLHSSPSTELKDLKVEDDISLKVMPVLPALHCALLEAQKSFTEEGICPNTLVKHNFQELYKVDQSPSLTADSQDGLKETASIGQLSSGFDLASPAEKCPLHALTQLKSYFSDPSGYILEVSTALDLLAECPQSPCISDGICDAEFSLVMTPDSEFLDSEAEVRKETKREKNSGRLLKARQGTVVQVSPASNLRVQPKRKASMLPMVQSKRVNLCRSFPKSPAGASKRVDSPATLRLVKGHFPQKRKRGAEVLTAQFVQTTKLDRKNQEAPISKDVPVATSAKMAKRQEKSPIKTVPRAKPPVKKSPQTQRVNVVKGNQNPRIRKQPQPAKGETASQLQSEISSDGQEDAISINTAQPESITVAHGDPPKNSLASCDSQALNMLADLALSASASPTPSSEPRKLPCPSGLPPSEVLPSEEHSSHGTSDHEYHRGAKSQKDGPLPKLSADKSNPPLDSTVDQEEGSLIPSTQAPVGTHLALPEETLKRPDASQSSFVAVEHSYALLLAKHSKKHLQQRVAGPAFAKNGTKGPEAGTPVGKVMPFRHQQNTSPLQKLSEDPLLQRKSRLLSSSPRDFYCSHTVFSCDGSFRVTFTCEAEYVFSLDSKYTNNPLEKAVVRALHGPWNTDLPDNVEEVKLILHMWMALFYSSQSKLIQSSRKVVEHSSPTKFVSINSTLDSLEVSELEEPPCAERCNPLLETDETPRGHTAEVSFPDTHSLLPFIKPPPARGLELWVHNELKEGFAGEGHSDTPESQNFINSCSNEVIGGKAKQESSDKLETLSLVPSDIGSTQTNEPSLPGEDTALEPLDSTRVTSYNDGVPQVTFTKSHDGISNQPAICQKSVYSTLESKVGVFQATMQTKPGASQGLIQHSSPINTESQPSLEGKDDTGYVMINLEPVTLTFEKNTYVPIPTERVNRASEPATFNIELMKQVAPSMSLRHPGSIFEKAQTLRDMPSVAMSGQKDPKCLCSSSVSRVAPAEELCSLQKETPDPGSSSSSGNSVVTEALSLGKSSNYSSPREEVKLSQEFSLQTQSLFSVSPEEVTEPSPIEEVGSSASASLEKNYALTRIPPLSATPHGASELKDEVGLSSEKRNFESCSSFSKQTSLSLNREEVSLELSEEDSDINLTLTISPPTSPREEMPAGEIEQHQEAPLSNLELQEMTEEIIESEEVTLRANREGNSTSYTSVHPTVSEKAVENERKSGNLQTVTLVLSKDTCCALQIAEEVNVTSHFPFGSLIEEVSPASSPNPQVPVEVPQVPSQAVSPCSLKLPDTQCENWDKFSQIEARDLAITEENNSFVGPPHPGGEGHLPWIQQMQLCAEMPLILNHHGREDRCSTLPSKVTEAIIPCECDEGFFPSDKAPYCDRELDQPALAANSTHEFRPSLEKWVTSGNPLQTVSVENRNLDLNHLVLETSEPPLSPRKIIENKSLADTFSSTTVPGGIENVSFEQETSPKSIKKSLLCSDLKTNEGGYTQAQSLSFDSVDGADVLQAHLCSETPRLDWSSGSTPLAHFTRPMNIELGFQTQEIPVGRVTSLLKNSETKAELHEKHGDLGGAGSQSNTASPKGEQETVLQDLSPCGTINLFNGGLFPMCVAADSYRHTAVTSDNTSMEPLAPFVPQPHSPLVYGISKEQIENKSTGERLRTKEDSEVLSGDMDVSVNPDIHNEPLSGDSDKDPCSDCRNPKVDEDDPCTSRCIHTKKKEDASEDVYDSFPSLTTSDNKDWGCSNQVPGLETSIPARNQSIGLKKEDKCVPCYIQIRDLHGIPRTYANFTVTKEFKDTTRTLHSSRRHSSFTAKCDLLSFWTNTCQVADNLTQSTLDLEYLRFAHKLKQMVKSGDSQHSDFSSNVFPEESPLQITAGAFPLTKPPETPVLHPASRSWSPLIVTVTHSDAGRQGQHMRDLTSSNLDSPSFWKERCDHSTQHLSNSERNQAVPLHLNKLKYNSPLKESQSDISLILSEYAELNKVVMNHSQVIFQDRESSVASGEATPQEMCSSLPRRPASYEDMITDLCTSLHAKLKSVVREACKRTFLFYLVETEDKSFFIRTKSILRKSGHAEIEPQHFCQAFHRKNETLIVIIRNEDISSHLHQIPSLLKLKHFPSVIFAGVDSPEDVLDCTYQELFQTGGFMVSDDKILETLTLVQLKEIVKILERLNGNGRWKWLLHYRENKKLKEDVRVDPIAHKKNLILKSYQSANIIELLHYHQCDSRSSTKAEHLKCLLTLQVQHIHARFAVFLTEKPTVSREVFENSGILITDVNNFIENIQKVAAPFRSSYW
- the TASOR2 gene encoding protein TASOR 2 isoform X8 — its product is MGKKLSNNRKVSGAAAAQRTVFETVSLSSDSLFQRAVSILHTSYLDSASEHGFQYSQVTLVKNDIFLNEYKTFYQEKKTNNYTEEELKETYGFLLSETENQAKLVCQRGLRVGSSAVTTLGDPAKGVYISKYSDYLQARPWHPGKPGYVVIFNLITGKVKFVSENYTTNYTSPSPGYDCHVAANTNKVSHKTSHFRAFELSQYYLYELSGSTVTERPRQLCPYAIVAFQYREPKRMAVAAHKSIFELSENVLSPWKGKLIIQGCLLCDITLWSSYGSVVPAQLPYELDFKYIMKVSSLRKRLPEAAFRKQNYLEEKVCCQDLCFNMYEVELSNKQGDKIDKLTKYIQNKQLAIIKCLEDRGFFILLTSSALISETNFGDDQMGLHGLHLLHSSPSTELKDLKVEDDISLKVMPVLPALHCALLEAQKSFTEEGICPNTLVKHNFQELYKVDQSPSLTADSQDGLKETASIGQLSSGFDLASPAEKCPLHALTQLKSYFSDPSGYILEVSTALDLLAECPQSPCISDGICDAEFSLVMTPDSEFLDSEAEVRKETKREKNSGRLLKARQGTVVQVSPASNLRVQPKRKASMLPMVQSKRVNLCRSFPKSPAGASKRVDSPATLRLVKGHFPQKRKRGAEVLTAQFVQTTKLDRKNQEAPISKDVPVATSAKMAKRQEKSPIKTVPRAKPPVKKSPQTQRVNVVKGNQNPRIRKQPQPAKGETASQLQSEISSDGQEDAISINTAQPESITVAHGDPPKNSLASCDSQALNMLADLALSASASPTPSSEPRKLPCPSGLPPSEVLPSEEHSSHGTSDHEYHRGAKSQKDGPLPKLSADKSNPPLDSTVDQEEGSLIPSTQAPVGTHLALPEETLKRPDASQSSFVAVEHSYALLLAKHSKKHLQQRVAGPAFAKNGTKGPEAGTPVGKVMPFRHQQNTSPLQKLSEDPLLQRKSRLLSSSPRDFYCSHTVFSCDGSFRVTFTCEAEYVFSLDSKYTNNPLEKAVVRALHGPWNTDLPDNVEEVKLILHMWMALFYSSQSKLIQSSRKVVEHSSPTKFVSINSTLDSLEVSELEEPPCAERCNPLLETDETPRGHTAEVSFPDTHSLLPFIKPPPARGLELWVHNELKEGFAGEGHSDTPESQNFINSCSNEVIGGKAKQESSDKLETLSLVPSDIGSTQTNEPSLPGEDTALEPLDSTRVTSYNDGVPQVTFTKSHDGISNQPAICQKSVYSTLESKVGVFQATMQTKPGASQGLIQHSSPINTESQPSLEGKDDTGYVMINLEPVTLTFEKNTYVPIPTERVNRASEPATFNIELMKQVAPSMSLRHPGSIFEKAQTLRDMPSVAMSGQKDPKCLCSSSVSRVAPAEELCSLQKETPDPGSSSSSGNSVVTEALSLGKSSNYSSPREEVKLSQEFSLQTQSLFSVSPEEVTEPSPIEEVGSSASASLEKNYALTRIPPLSATPHGASELKDEVGLSSEKRNFESCSSFSKQTSLSLNREEVSLELSEEDSDINLTLTISPPTSPREEMPAGEIEQHQEAPLSNLELQEMTEEIIESEEVTLRANREGNSTSYTSVHPTVSEKAVENERKSGNLQTVTLVLSKDTCCALQIAEEVNVTSHFPFGSLIEEVSPASSPNPQVPVEVPQVPSQAVSPCSLKLPDTQCENWDKFSQIEARDLAITEENNSFVGPPHPGGEGHLPWIQQMQLCAEMPLILNHHGREDRCSTLPSKVTEAIIPCECDEGFFPSDKAPYCDRELDQPALAANSTHEFRPSLEKWVTSGNPLQTVSVENRNLDLNHLVLETSEPPLSPRKIIENKSLADTFSSTTVPGGIENVSFEQETSPKSIKKSLLCSDLKTNEGGYTQAQSLSFDSVDGADVLQAHLCSETPRLDWSSGSTPLAHFTRPMNIELGFQTQEIPVGRVTSLLKNSETKAELHEKHGDLGGAGSQSNTASPKGEQETVLQDLSPCGTINLFNGGLFPMCVAADSYRHTAVTSDNTSMEPLAPFVPQPHSPLVYGISKEQIENKSTGERLRTKEDSEVLSGDMDVSVNPDIHNEPLSGDSDKDPCSDCRNPKVDEDDPCTSRCIHTKKKEDASEDVYDSFPSLTTSDNKDWGCSNQVPGLETSIPARNQSIGLKKEDKCVPCYIQIRDLHGIPRTYANFTVTKEFKDTTRTLHSSRRHSSFTAKCDLLSFWTNTCQVADNLTQSTLDLEYLRFAHKLKQMVKSGDSQHSDFSSNVFPEESPLQITAGAFPLTKPPETPVLHPASRSWSPLIVTVTHSDAGRQGQHMRDLTSSNLDSPSFWKERCDHSTQHLSNSERNQAVPLHLNKLKYNSPLKESQSDISLILSEYAELNKVVMNHSQVIFQDRESSVASGEATPQEMCSSLPRRPASYEDMITDLCTSLHAKLKSVVREACKRTFLFYLVETEDKSFFIRTKSILRKSGHAEIEPQHFCQAFHRKNETLIVIIRNEDISSHLHQIPSLLKLKHFPSVIFAGVDSPEDVLDCTYQELFQTGGFMVSDDKILETLTLVQLKEIVKILERLNGNGRWKWLLHYRENKKLKEDVRVDPIAHKKNLILKSYQSANIIELLHYHQCDSRSSTKAEHLKCLLTLQVQHIHARFAVFLTEKPTVSREVFENSGILITDVNNFIENIQKVAAPFRSSYW